A part of Rattus rattus isolate New Zealand chromosome 6, Rrattus_CSIRO_v1, whole genome shotgun sequence genomic DNA contains:
- the Ggct gene encoding gamma-glutamylcyclotransferase isoform X1 — protein sequence MASSDCEDHAGQEGETFLYFAYGSNLLTERIHLRNPSAVFCCVARLQDFKLDFGNFQGKMSERWHGGIATIFQSPGDEVWGVVWKMNKSNLSSLDEQEGVKSGVYVVIEIKVTTQQGKDITCRSYLMTNYERAPPSPQYKKVICMGAKENGLPLEYQEKLNMIEPNDYKGKISDEMEDIIKKGEAKLL from the exons ATGGCGAGCTCCGACTGTGAGGACCATGCGGGTCAGGAGGGGGAGACGTTCCTGTACTTCGCCTACGGCAGCAATCTACTGACCGAGAGGATCCACCTGCGAAACCCTTCTGCCGTGTTCTGCTGCGTGGCGCGCCTGCAG GACTTTAAGCTCGACTTCGGCAATTTCCAAGGCAAAATGAGTGAGAGGTGGCACGGAGGTATAGCTACCATTTTTCAAAGTCCTGGCGATGAAGTGTGGGGAGTAGTatggaaaatgaacaaaagcaatttaagttCTCTGGATGA acAAGAAGGCGTTAAAAGTGGAGTGTATGTTGTAATAGAGATTAAAGTTACAACTCAACAAGGGAAGGACATCACCTGCAGGAGTTACCTGATGACGAACTATGAGAGAGCGCCCCCATCACCACAGTATAAGAAG GTTATCTGCATGGGTGCGAAAGAAAACGGTTTACCGCTGGAATATCAAGAGAAGTTAAACATGATAGAACCAAATGACTATAAAGGAAAGATCTCAGACGAGATGGAAGACATCATCAAGAAGGGAGAGGCAAAACTGTTATAA
- the Ggct gene encoding gamma-glutamylcyclotransferase isoform X2 encodes MASSDCEDHAGQEGETFLYFAYGSNLLTERIHLRNPSAVFCCVARLQDFKLDFGNFQGKMSERWHGGIATIFQSPGDEVWGVVWKMNKSNLSSLDELSAWVRKKTVYRWNIKRS; translated from the exons ATGGCGAGCTCCGACTGTGAGGACCATGCGGGTCAGGAGGGGGAGACGTTCCTGTACTTCGCCTACGGCAGCAATCTACTGACCGAGAGGATCCACCTGCGAAACCCTTCTGCCGTGTTCTGCTGCGTGGCGCGCCTGCAG GACTTTAAGCTCGACTTCGGCAATTTCCAAGGCAAAATGAGTGAGAGGTGGCACGGAGGTATAGCTACCATTTTTCAAAGTCCTGGCGATGAAGTGTGGGGAGTAGTatggaaaatgaacaaaagcaatttaagttCTCTGGATGA GTTATCTGCATGGGTGCGAAAGAAAACGGTTTACCGCTGGAATATCAAGAGAAGTTAA